The following coding sequences are from one Dehalococcoidia bacterium window:
- a CDS encoding helix-turn-helix transcriptional regulator: protein MSRRGRPPFPDVLTPRQQEVLEYVRQGLTNDQIAQHLGISPDGVKFHVSEILSRTGKRRRGEAAEWSRERERPTALLRSWRTRGVRRGRGRGHRRSLRTIGLEQEAIAC, encoded by the coding sequence ATGAGCAGACGAGGGCGGCCGCCGTTTCCCGATGTCCTGACGCCGCGCCAGCAGGAAGTGCTCGAGTACGTGCGGCAGGGCTTGACCAACGACCAGATCGCGCAGCACCTGGGCATCAGCCCGGACGGCGTGAAGTTCCACGTATCTGAGATCCTGTCCCGCACCGGCAAGCGCCGCCGTGGCGAGGCTGCGGAGTGGAGCCGCGAACGCGAACGTCCGACAGCGCTGCTGCGAAGTTGGCGCACGCGGGGCGTCCGCCGCGGACGCGGGCGAGGCCATCGCAGGAGCCTCCGTACGATCGGATTGGAGCAGGAGGCGATCGCATGCTGA